The Lynx canadensis isolate LIC74 chromosome D4, mLynCan4.pri.v2, whole genome shotgun sequence DNA window ACGAGAGGTTATAGCGGGAAGCCACAAGATAGGCATAGGGGACAGGggacccctggatggctcagtcgggtaagcctctgactttgtctcaggttatgatctcacagttttgagtttgagccccgtgtagggctctgtgctgacagctcacagcctggagcctgctttgcattctgtgtctccctctttcccccctcccccactcagactctctcttcctctctctctttctctgtctcaaaaattagtgaacatttaaaaagttaaaaaaaaataggagacaAATACCTTGGGTAAGGGGACAGTGTAGAGGAAAGTCCACCAAGGGAAACAGCCTCAAAGATGGAaggacatggggcacctgggtggcgcagtcggttaagcgtccgacttcagccaggtcacgatctcgcggtctgtgagttcgagccccgtgtcgggctctgggctgatggctcagagcctggagcctgtttccgattctgtgtctccctctctctctgcccctcccccgttcatgctctgtctctctctgtcccaaaaataaataaacgttgaaaaaaaaaaaagatggaaggacagcaggtgcagagggagagtCTGAGCAGCTCAGGTGGCTCAGGGCAGAGTAGGCAGGGACAGGCAGGGATAGGCTCAGCGGGGAAGAGACAGGCCCATCTGAGGGGTGGCGTGCAGGCCTCCTGCTGTGGCAGGGTGGGCTGTCACCCTCTTACCCACCCATCTCTTGCTTCCACAGGAACCAGCGCTGTGACCACTGGATCAGAACTTTCCTCCCAAGTTTCCAGCCAGGCCAATTCAACCTGGGCAACATTGAGCGTGAGTCCTGAGTGGAGTGGGTCTCCGGGGGCAAGGACCTCACTGCCCCTCCACACAGACACCATCCTGTGGTACCAGGGGAGGAACCAATAGCTCACTCTGCCGGGAGGGCTGATCCCTCACTGTCCACCATGCAGGTTACCCTGGAATCCAGAGCTACACTGTACGAGTGGTGGCCACAGACTACAACCAGGTTGCCACGGTGTTCTTCAAGAAAGTTTACAAAAACCGAGAGTTCTTCAAGATCACCCTCTATGGTGGGTCTTACCCCTTCTGGAACCTTGCTCTTGGTCATGCTGGGAGAGAAGAGGCCCACAACACCCAGCCCCCAAGGTCCCCTTCACTCTGAGCCCTGGGAGACGGGAGAGGGGTCTTTCCACAGACCCCTCAGGAGGGAGGGGTCTGAGGCATCATTCACGGGTTCCACAATATTCATGGAGCTTTCGCCAGCCACTCACCAGCCATCTTGGCCACAGGGAGGACCAAGGAGCTGACCCAGGAGCTGAAGGAAAACTTCATCACCTTCGCCAAATCCCTGGGCCTCACCGATGACCACATCATCTTCCCAATCCCCATCGGTAATCagcagctggggagagaagggcacATGGGGACTGTCCAGGCCTGATGTTGCCTCActagggaaggggggagaggagggaggcagagccctGCTGTGGTCACTGGAGCTCCAGGAGCCACTTTGGGTTCAAGAAGACCCTGTCACACCAGGGTTCTGGTTCGCAAGTTTCCTCCTTCACAATAGCTCAGTCCTGCCCACATGAGAATTACACATCTGGGGCCAAGCTTCCCCAGTCTCCTTGCCTGgccatttccccctcttcctcctccctgcctggcctGTTTGTCCTGGGCCACCTCCCCCTTTGCCCTGGGGCTGGCTCACCATTGACTTGGCAGGCGCCCTTGTCCTCAGGCAGCCCGGTCTGGGCAGGTGCCTCCCCAAGGCTGAGGGTGTGTCAGGACTCAGCAGGTAAACAGGCAGAAGGCTTGGTGCCCAATCAAGACCATGGCTGGGCCTCATCTGCCTCCTTTGGAGAATGGGTGTCACCCAGGTCTGCTAGTCCTCAGGCCTCTCCCCGAGTCCCTGCCCCATCATCCAGCCCTCTGCTGTACCGTCTATGAAGGGAAGCCCCAGAACTTCTGTGGCTAGACCAGACTGAGGCCGAGGGTAGCCCAGGGGCAGTGCAGGGGCCCTGGAGGTCAGggacccccccacacacccctgtCCATACTGACCCCTCTGTCCCCCACAGATCAGTGCATCGATGAGTGAGCAAGTGTGCGGTAAGTATGGCTGCAGAGGGGGCTGATGGGAGCCAGGGTGCAGCTGAGGGGTGGTCCAGGTCTGCCTTTGTCCCACCTGCCCAGCACTGCTGCCCTCTCTATTCCCTTGACTCCCTCTCCGGTGCCCCCGGCTCTGTTTACTCCATTGACCTCCCTCCAATCTCTGTCCAGGGCACCACCTAGCTGTCCCCACCAGCCTGGACGCTACTGAAAGATGTGGAGGCCCTTCTCACTGCACAGCTCACCATCTGCTCCCCAGGCTGTCTTGCTCATGGAACCCCTCCTTGTTTGCTAAATAAACACGTATCGCCTAGTCTCTAGTCTGTGCTCTTTGACCTCTGGGCCCTCTGAGagggaaaagaacaaagcaaaggcTCCTATTAGCATCACTCCCAAGAAATGTGGTTTCCAGAAAGGGATTGAGGCCACAGAAGCAGAGTCCAGCTCTGACTGAACCCTTCTAGCTCCCAACTCCAGGCCCAACCCCAGACCAGCAGGAGTCGTCACTTGCCCCTGCCTTGTAGCACACTGCTGGGGCACAACTCACACCCATTTTCAACCACCTGCAACAGGTCCAATGGCAGAGGCCCAGGCAGGGCCAGGCAGCTGGGGAGAGTTGGGGGGCCGAGGTGATCTCACCACCACTTAACCAGTGATGGAGGGTGATAGGGGTGGGGTGATGGAAGGGTCTGGAGCCaagggccaagaaagaattcttgaagatgtacTTGGgtcaaaaatatgattttattaaagcacggggacaggacccacggACACAAAGAGCTGGACttgggttgtgaagagtgactggttatgtTATGGCCTTGGAGGAGGTAAAGTCAAGGGaagttttaaaagagatttttgaTGCTAAAGAAGATTTACAgaatactggaggcctagctattgtcaagctaaggtatttttccctctagcaaacaTCAACATTAAGATAGTAGGGAGTTCCTTGAGAAATGTTcttctctgccagcctcaagtatctgtcaaCGGGCTGCAGGGTATCAGGATATTTAATGTTACCTgacatttccttcttgcctttcttccccaTATTACTATGAGGGGTGATgtgggggctccaggaaactgagtctataggtttctggagattaggctattgataagattgcctttttcttctaatttactaagatatttataaactgatggagactcatgtcctgcatgactgggatctctatcagttaaccatttgttttctttcctttcctttgatctTGGgaagccaggagtgtctgaggcaTGTCACACACATctcacctggggtggggggagatgtaatgctagcttgtactttgccctcagcttgccttattcTTCCTCATCATATCACCCCTAAACGATTTTGACCCTTACATCTTTAAGGTTGTTGAAGGGGAAGGTCTCATCTTCTGTAGCTTCTTCCTGTTCAGTAGGGGAGTAGAGATGTCCCTACCTATGAGTCAATATTGATCAGTTGGGGAACATATAAGACGTTACAGAAGGCAGAGACAGCTGGATCCAAAATGGACAATGAGTATGAACCTCCTTTagtagaaaggatcatctgtTGGCTTGAAGTTATTGTAGTGATGGAGTCTTGTcaccaggcagagagacaggggagaaaACAGCCAAATGTAATTAGAATAACAAGAAAGAGCAGCCCGAATAAAAGTCTTTTGGTAACTGATGAAAATCCTTAAGTCCAGGAGTTTAACCAATCATGAAAGGAAAGTGAGGAATTGTTTAAAGCACCAATTTGAGTATTCAGGTCAGTTAGAATCCAGAAATATTTGTGTGGTAATCTAGCATGTATACTTATGatgttttggggtttttctgTGTGGTGGTCTGGAGCCAATGGACAAGAAATATTCCTGGAAGACATTTtatgcaaaaaaggtgattttattaaagcgtGGGGACAGGACAtaggggcaggaagagctgcactggggttgtgatgggtaACTGACTATATACCCTCAGGCggagagggggtcagggatagagtaagtctctaaggtattttggaagcaaagtttccaggaccttgaggggctagctgttgctagggaaacaccattaTTACTGTTGAATTAAAACCTCAGTTGAGAGACCCTTCAGATGCATACTGTGGGATCATaaacttggagtatgattgccagcatataccttggggcagttgagataaaggaagtagatttacaggatcctggaggttgggatactgttaagctaaggttctctttgCCCTTGGCAAAGTGTCATTAATGAGGCAGCTGAGATCCCAGAGGAAGGTTACTATGCTGGTTTAAAGGACTTGCCAATAGGCTGTAGGcatttcatttgccttagtttcctacATGACCATAGCAAGCATTTAAatgtctttcctttgttcttgggtagccaggagtgtgtGAGAAATATGTCAGATATtccacctgggggaggggagatatGCCAGCCTGTTTTGCCCTCATTTTGCTCCACGCTCCTTAATCATATCTCCTCTGAACAATTTTGACCCTTATATCTTTAAGGTTGTTGAAGGAAGAAGGTGTCACCTTCTGTAACGTCTTCCTGATGAGTAGGGGCATACAGTTGTCCCCATCTATAGGTCAATATTGGCCCGTCAGGGAACAAAAAGGGAAATCAAGGTGAGGCAGGTGAATCCAAGGTGGATAACATGTATGAACATCCTTGAGTAGAAAGGATCATCTCTTGGCTTGAAGTTATTGTAGTTATGGAATCTGGCACCAGGCAGACAGACGTGGGAGAGAACAGTAAAACCAAGTACAATAACTAGCAAGATTAGCTCAAATGAAAAGTCCTTTGGGATCTAACCAAAATCCTTCGGTCCAAGAGTTTAACTCATCaccaaaggaaagagaagggttaTTTAATACACCAGTGTGAGTGTCATGATAgttagaaatccagaaatatttttgaggtACTCCGGAATGTATATACAGTGTTTTGTTGTTATGAGAGTTTAAGTTCCACCTTGTGCAACGCTTAAAACATCTAATGCCACTCTGTTTTGTAGAAGTGTTTTATgcatttgagttattttattttatttttaatttttttttaacatttatttatttttgagagacagagagagagagtgagcacaagtggggaaggggcagagatagaaggagacacacaatccaaagcaggttccaggctgtcagcacagagcttgatgcggggcttgaactcacaaaccatgagatcatgacctgagacgaagtcggatgcttaaccaactgagccacccaggtgccccttgagttattttagtatttagtaaTATAATGGtattttgagagtcatttaaTTCTTTAACTGTGTAACAGTTAATATGTATAGCCATCATATTGACTCTGTTTTGTTTAGTAACCAATCAGGTAATTAAAAAGAGAtacttttatagaaaaaagaaaaatacaggttaATTATTAGAGCAGATTAAAAGCCCAGTGTCTCCCAGTGCTGCCGGTGAG harbors:
- the LOC115499862 gene encoding neutrophil gelatinase-associated lipocalin-like; translated protein: MALGLLCLSLVLLGALQTQAQDSTPNLIPAPPLLRVPLQPDFQDELFQGKWYVVGLAGNAFNKEDNSQFNMYATTYELNDDSSYNVTSTLLRNQRCDHWIRTFLPSFQPGQFNLGNIERYPGIQSYTVRVVATDYNQVATVFFKKVYKNREFFKITLYGRTKELTQELKENFITFAKSLGLTDDHIIFPIPIDQCIDE